Below is a window of Penaeus monodon isolate SGIC_2016 chromosome 26, NSTDA_Pmon_1, whole genome shotgun sequence DNA.
GGATATAGGTGGTAGAGGCTTGTTGATTACAGCCAAAGAGAGCAAATGCTTGATATAGAGATGGGCAGactttcattatcaattatatggACATATTCATTTTGCAGATTATTTGTTATGCCTAATAATGCTGTTTTTTAATTCTTCATAACCAGTTCTTTTTCTAATAGTTCTCTTCTGTGAAATAATTGAACTGTGAAGCATTATCTTTGCACATCAAAATAATGACATTAGTTCTACCAATAAGGAACACTGACAACAAAATTAAGGTGTCTTCACTTAGCGTATGTCTACTAGATAAAAGCAAAAGCAATTTATATGCATTCTGACCACGGACATTAACCCTATATTAACCAAGTTGGGCTGTCTGATAGTGTTGTGGACTTTGTCTCTGAGAGGTGATATGCagcaaatattttcattatttcacagTAAATAGGAGGCTGCAGGAGCTGTACCTGTATTTTCTTTGACATTTCTTGTACTCTACAAGACAGCAGGGTCCATTtccctttatctctgtctgtcacaCTTGATAACGTTAACCCGATTTTCTGGAACACACCGTGCACCGATGTTCACAGTGGGAAGGAACAGGATCCTGAACACGGATATAGTATAGTACCTGAGGGCGGCACTCTTCCAGCCATGGGTCAcaatggtacattccacactcatttattaGTGGAAACAATGCAAGAGCACCTTCCTAGATACAAACTGAGTTTAATCTTCCTCCTAGAACTTTGTGCATTCATGAAGATCACTCGCATCACTCCAGCCTTCAGTGTCATCCAGCTCTCAGCAAATATTTTTCCTGCCTTGATGGTCATCATCGTCCCGATCCCTTGGGTTAATAGTTAACATCCAATAGTATGAACCAAGCACAGATGCCTGTTGGCAAGGATGTATGCCACACATGGTTAGCCTGCTCCAAGTTGTGCTCACTGTTTGATTGTCTAGATCTGGTTGCTGTTGTTAAAGATCTAAAGCCCCTCCACAGTAGGTTACAGGTTACAGCTACAGCCATGTTTAGCAATGTTCAACATGTTATGGATGCTAATGGTTATCTGAAGTCAAAATGACAAGCGGTAGCTTGTCATTTTGACTTCAACTGTCACAAAAATgcatgaataatgataaacaaatccCACCCATGCAAAAATATTGGATTTGGCTATGCTGGGTTAAATAATATCTAGCCACAGCATTTTATAAAATCACAGGATTAGTGATCACATACAGACTTCTCAGATACAGAGTTAAAACCTGAAATTCCTCCTCACCAAaaccttcctatccctccccgcTTCCAGCCCTCactgcctcccccttccctgtaGACCTCTTGGGCTAAGTCAGGCATATGCTCATTTCCTCGTGCATTTACTGTCTTTTTCCAGCTAAAGCAGGTTTCAAACCAACACTTTTTCACCTCTAATAACATTGGCTGTGCCCTCTTCACATTCACTTAATAATTGTTATGGACTTTGCTGGAAGACCTGCATAAGTGTGGAATCATGCAAGCACAAATCAATACCAAGCATTCACTAGTCTCTGTGCCTCTAGCAAAGGACACCTCTACTGCATATATTCTCAGACTGGTTCCTATTTGGTGATACACAGCTAAAGTGGTCTACAAATTCCATCTTGCCAAATCATATGTGGCGAGTTTTGTTGGCCTTTCCCAGAGAGCCAACAGGCAGGGAGGCTGCACCAATAAGTACAAGGCCTGTAGTAGAACTGGCGATATCTTCTAATCAGATGTGCGGTGTTCAAGGGTACAGTAAAGTTCAGCTACAATAAGGTAACCCCCACAGATCATACGATTTCTAGGTTACATTAGGCTTGGCTATGTTTGAGCTTGGCTTAAGTTTTGGTTACATGTAGGACTATAGTCTGGATAAAGCTATCATCTGGCTCATTAAAACTGAAGATAATTTAGGCCAAGTTTAATTGCttagaagacagaagagaggtgTGTGCCAAATGGGAAAGAACGAAAGACGAAACACaaagtggtgaaaaaaaaattcgagTCAGTCACACCCTAATACACAGGCTGCCCCCTGCGTCTCCCCAGCACGGTCCTGCCCCCCTGACCCACTTTAGAAACGCCTAAAATAACGTCATACCTTCGACGAATTCTCTCTTAGGTCAAAAGAATCGTTATAATCCTTCCATCAAAACCGATTTGCCGTCAAAAGGCCTCCAAAAACCGACGTCACCAGCTGCCTGCGAGGTAATCTCCCCTTTGCACAGTGGAATTCTCGATTTATCCCCCCCTTTGGCCATAATCGGAaacctccatctctttctcggATCCCAATCcaccttaaaaaaaccccaaaagagctAAATAAACACCGACCTCTCGCCCAAAAGAACGCAAATCTGTCATACTTTCCCAGCTCGAGAGACTGTAAATAAATGCCATTTTGAAaccgcttttttctctctctttctctcccttcctttcccctccctccgtccctctctacctccctcctccatcgCGCCAGCAGAGAGAACTTACCTTCTTTATCTCCAAAACGCCAGCGCCGTCTGTTTTTTTAGAGATCAGGGGGAGAATTTAGGGAGTGTCAAATAAGTGTTGTTGGGCGAACCCTTCCTCCGCATTCACTATCATTCACTGACACCGTCTCAAGGTCCGGGTCGCTTTGTGGAGAAATATCGCGGTAAATCTTTAAATACCAATCATTAACTcagatttttcattatttttctcatattaTAGTATTTTGACTCTTTTAGATACAGTGATTGAAATTGTAAGATAGTGGCTATAAATGTCAGGAAAATTGTATCTCCGTAATGTAATGCGACCCCAGAGGAATTTCTCATCGCAAAAATGGCGAATGACGTCAAAGGCGCGTTATTTAAAAGGGATTATTGAACTGTCACAGATAGGAATCCTATTATCTGTAAATGAGGTATTCATCATAATACGATTATTGAGCTTAGTTTATATTCGTCTATGATATCAAATAGATGGAAAATTAAAGATTACATATAATGACAGATTAAAAATGGACATATTTTTATGCTATTGGCTCATCCCTGACCTTCGTTCTTCGGTATTATGTTATGAATTAcagtgtatatgttatttatatccaGATTagataagaaacacacacataataataatagtaataataataataataataataataatgataataataatgatattaacaataatcaaacgcatataataatgataataataactatgatgatgatgacgataatgataaaaataatgataatgataataataagaatagtaatgataataatagtaaaaaaaaaaaataataatgataacaacaacaacaacaacaacgacaacaacaacaatattaataataatgataataataataataataataataagaataagaataagaagaatgatgataacattaatgataataacaataatggtaataataataataataataataataataataataataataataataatagtagtagtagtagtagtatccataacaataataataataatatataaagaaacactCATTCAAATGCTCCTCTCATATAAAATAATACCCACACCCTGTACCTATttaccgttttttctttttttttatgtgccacATTAGAGAATTTTCCGATAGATATGCTCTTGACAACCACATTATATAAGTAACAGCCATGTGTATAATTTTCTGATACTTTCGACTtctgaaaatgagaataagaaatttcATATGTAGGCGAATTCACGCAATAATATCTTCTGCGTAAaatcagtgtacacacacacacacacacacacacacacacacactatatatatatatatatatacacacacacacacacacacacacacacacacacacacacacacacacacacacacgccacacacgcacacacacacacacacacacacacacacacacacacacacacacacacacacacacacacacacacaacatatatatatatatatatatatatatatatatatatatatatatatatatatatatattatatatatgtatattaatatatatagtatatatatatatatatatatatatatatatatatatattatatatatatattgtgtgtgtgtgtgtgtgtgtgtgtgtgtgctctctctctctctctatctctctctcttctctctctcttctctttttttctctctctctctctctctctctctctctctctctctctctctctctctctctatctatctatctctctctctctcttctcttttcttctcttctcttttcttctcttctcttcacttcttttttcttatctctcttcctctctcctcaacatatatatacgctagctctaacatatattttatacccttTCTGTCTATTCCTTAATTTTCCCTAAAAGGTTTAGTTCTTAAGATTTAGAATGTTAGgaaaaatagtagtaattattacaTCAACTGAACAAAGATAATTAaaacagtaaataacaataacagtcctACTTATACAAATAATAGTGTTACCATTAAATTTAAATCTCGCGCCATTGCCTCCCAGAACAGCCATTAGCCCGGCATCGACTTTCGGCATTTGTGATTGGTTGGCGGAAAAGAAGCTCATTTGTGATTGGTCAGCGCAAGGGAGAGCACCAACGTTTGTGATTGGACGGGGGAACAGAGAGCTTAGGGGTTTGTGATTGGTCAGCGGAAAAGAAGCTCGCCCGTGATTGGTCGAGCGCGATGCCTCCGCGAGTAGCCATGTTGGTGTCAAGTTTTGGTAAACAAATACAGGTGTTGTTGGACTGTGTTATGCTGTTATACCTTGTCGTATTGTGCTTCAGTGTGTTATTATGGGTTGTTGTGCTGCGATGCGTTATGTTATAGTGATATATTGTGTTACATCTCTGGTGTGTTGTCCTGTTTTATTGTTATGCTGTGTTATTGTGTCAGATTCTTCTGGAGTGAAACAATAACACAGTTCAAAGTCAAACATAGAATAACCGTATAACGTAATATAACACAATGTATAACGTTATCAAACGCCAGAGCTAAATGCAACATAGTATACCAGAGCCTGTTACACTGCGTTACATAGTGTTTTGTGGAATTTCATGTCACAGTTTAGTATTTTAGTAAATCCATACAGAAGTTGTATCTTTTGATTCCATCATATTTGGTACCCTTGGATTACCGCTTATGTGCACCGTTTAGGTATTGTAGTTTCAGGCTGCGGAGAAAAAGAGTATGGATGGTGTTTAGAGTGAAATTTCAGATAATTCGCTCAACCTCCACCCCACTCATTACTTAAGTGGAATTCCTGTAAATGCCGTGTATATtctgacgaggaggaggatgtagGCCTTGGTGTTCATTTGTCGATAGAGGAGGAATTGACCCGAGCTTTATCTTGCTAGAATatatgtggtgggggtttggttgcCTTTGCTGGAGCGTTGTAGGTGCGGAGGTCGTGGTGATTGCTCGAGAACGTGCCACTGTCAGCTGTTGCGATAGTGGCCATTGGTTGATGCTTTGCTGACTTGTAGAAAGGGTATGAAGGAGAACGGATTGTCACActgcaagagatatatttgacagggtttgattatatcttcatcagtaATACATCTCATGCAGTGATATCCATTctccttcataccttttctacagttGTTGCACAGTTTGCAATCATGGTTTGGTCCTCGAACTTATTGAACTTACTCATACGGATGGTTTTAGGGGATAGAGGCTTTTAGATGataatgtgtaataatgatataagttatggtgcttgtttgtatatttatatatatttttacagagtGACTATATTTACAGTAACGTAATGTGATGTCTATTGACTAGTTTTACAGGAATTCAGGTCGAGTATGCATAGTGTGGAAACACTATGTCTGATGATCTCTACTGCTGTGTatatgtggaggattctttgtttttctgGGTGGTTGGGGGGCAGTAGAGTTGGAGAATTTCACACTGCACACACGCAATTGGAACTCCTGGAAAATTAATATGTAGACATTGCATTATAATACTGTAAATGTTGCAacagcctttttaaaaaattaaccttGTAATGGCCACAGTATTTGCCAGTCCCGTCTTCCGCTATGGGGATTAATGTTATCACTGAGGTTATCATCCATAAAGTAGACTGTTATTAAAAAGGGGGACATTGTAAAAAGTCGCGTAGTAGTACCAAATTTGCTAATACACATTTGTTTAGCATTATGAGGGTTACATTCCTTaacttccctcaaaaaaaaaaaaaaaaaaaaaaaaaaaaaaaaaaaaaattgcacttgTACAGAATACACTTGCCTTACTGGTACTAACAAAAGCACACAAATATGTCATTACTATGGCATATTTATGGAAAATACTTAATTTAATGGTTCCCCTAATGAAGCAGTTGTTGTATAGTGTTGTATCATTCTGAGGACCTGATCTATATcacattaaagaaagaaagaagatagagcaTGGACTTGTTCCTTCTTTCATAATAAATCAAGGTCTATAATTTGTGTGGTGGAAGTTTGCTGACCATCGGTAGACGATAGGTCCGTGGGTATTGATAAGTAATTGTGGACATACCATTCATTTGTGCAAGTTATTTTTAtgatgtttcactttttttttttccaaaagatgtTTTCAGTGTTGTTTATGATCATTAGGTATTTATTCTCACTGATGACTTTAGGCTTGTCGAGAATATAATGCAATGATTGTTACTGACAGCTCAGTCACAACCTTCAAATTTAGTGTGTAAGAGAGACAACTTTGCCTTCTTATcttttaacccataattgacgggtagcattcatagaggccggggcctcgctgccgggggcttatatcgtcgcccgagcatgcgcgaccactcatgccaaataccagcatcccatgccgtttcttcgtaatactacgaagatatgttgtattttcaattttcattattttttacagtctctacttgccaaacttcctgataaatcgagactgaagggtatttttgttgttatatagactccatagttgatcattattcggtctatagtccgaataaaataagcagtgtgtggcatcatggagttgaaattgtcggtttgttgcatttttttttgtttgttgcatggtaaaaatgagaaagtgttagaaccgacttaatcacactttcactgcaaaaaaataatcttttgccgtgattgtaacaaaaaaaaactcatggcatgtccatgcatactctatggcatgtgcgtacgtgcccccggcagatggtcccgacatgtcatggcatgtacgtacatgccacccgtcggcaatgggttaacctCAAGCTCAAAGTCAAAAGTGAATGGAATTTTATGAAAGCCAGATAAGATGTTACATTAGGGGAATGATGACAAGTTTTATTATAATGAGTTTTAGAATTTTTTGACTAGTGATAAGAATTGACagcaaatgataataaagttttCAAAATTCTTGGTTTGTTTACAAAGTATGAagctctttttatatatgtatttgtattcattttgtcctttttttttcagatttgacATGCATCTGCTCAAGGACGTATTTTAATCTACAGTTATTTATGAATCAAATCTGAATTTTAATGCATATGCAGACTTTCAAGAGTCACATACATGAACAGACTCAGAAACtgatttaaatatgtttttatcaGAGAAGCCAAACTTGATTAGAAATGAGCATGATGCTATGTAGAGGTCTGAAgaaagttttgataaaaaaagtgtGATTTCTAGCATGtgctggaaaagaaaagaaaagagaaacagaaaagccTGAGCTCTCCATCTTGCTAGACCTTCCCCTATCTGTGCTGGTATTCAGTGCAGGCTTCTTCAGAAGGACTTTGGAGGACATGGAGAGCCCAAGCAGTGAGAGTGTACAGGAGTACCACCAGGTGCTGACAGGTGTTGGGTGCCATGAGGGTTCAGTGACTGTCTTTAAGCAAGATGGCAGCTCAGCACTTGTCACAGACTCTGGCATGGTGGCCAGCCTCACCGTGGTGGCTGACGACCAGTCCATCACAGGTGACGTGACCAATGAGATCATAATCACGGCAGACGAAAGCCTCACCATCTCCTCTGATGGGAATATCACACAGATGAAGACCGTGGATGGAGGGAGTGCCTCAGACACATTGCAGTCAAGTGCAGCTGACAAGGCTCTGGGTAGCCAGATTGTCTTTATCCACCAAGATAGGCAGCTGGAGCAGACACAGCCCATACACTCACAGTCACACCAGCATGTGACACAGACGCCCAGGCATCAGATCTTGGCCGTTCAACAGTCCCAGCAAGTACAACACACACCTCAACAGCAGCAGGTCCTCAGTGTGAGCAGTTCTCAGCAGCATCAGCGGCCACATACCCAAGGTGGAGAAATACCCATAAGACCTCTAATCAGTGACATTGTAAATTCAAATGTCCTAACTTCCACCACAACAAGCAGTCCTCTTTCTGTTAGTCTTTCAAATTCAGTGTCAAATGGCACTGTGAGGCTCAATAGTCTCCCAGCTAATTTGTTAGCTAATCCAACAACAGTTACCACTACAGTTGAGCAACCGAACAATGGACCTTGCATGTGCTTTGTTTGTGGGCGTCAGCTCTGTGACCCCAGTGAAAGATTTTACTACCTTAAAACTCAAAAGTTATTTAATACCCAGGTAACTTTATTGGAACTCCTAAGTGATGTATTAAACCAGACTGTTGTGACCAACACAGGAGCAGTTGACCTGTGCTCAAGATGCTCAGAACTTATCAACGAAACTGACAGTGCTTACACTCATCTTAACCGcctaaaaaagcaaataaatggtCTGTTTACAAATAATATGAGGCCAAAATTGACTTTTCAAGTCTTGCCAAAGACTAGTAACCTGGGCGCATTAGGCACGGGCTCTGTTCCTCGCCTGTATCAGCCTCCACAACTCAACTTGGATGATTTAGCTGCCACCAGACCCCGTAGAGGGAGGCAGGcacggaaggaaaagaaggaggaaaactcAGTTGAGGTCAAAGTAtcaactgcccccaaaaaagaaaggaggCAGACCACGCAAACCATTTGGGTGCCATATTTGCAAGCGCAAGTTCTTGACCAAAGACATGGTGGCGAGTCACATGGTCAAGGAACATGATATTCATCCTGTGGGTTTAGCTAAGCCCATCCTTGGAACGAGTGACTCACCTGAACCAGGGTCTGGCcaacaggaagagaagaaggttTCAGGTAACACAGAGGGACAGCAGGtcaagcaggagcaggaggacaCCAAGGAGAAGCCTGCATTACTCCCTCTGAAGAGTAGCCCCATGAAAGATGAAGGACTTGCACTCAATACACTAAACTCTCTGGCCCCAGTGACCTCAACAGGTCGATCCATATTGCCAAGCTTGACCCCCATAGCTCCTAAGGTGCGGAGGGATGCAGCCTCACAGTTCCTTGCAGCTATGCGTCCCATTCAGCCCAAACCTCAAACCATGATACAAACTGCTCCTGATGGATCTATGGTCTTGTTCATGAACCCAACTGTGGTTGACTCTTCTCCAACGGTAATCAAAGTTACTCCAGGGTACATGAATCTTAAACCTGGTCCTTACACATGTGATAAGTGCAACAAGACCTTCTTGGATGATAAGAGTCGCAGA
It encodes the following:
- the LOC119589873 gene encoding LOW QUALITY PROTEIN: uncharacterized protein LOC119589873 (The sequence of the model RefSeq protein was modified relative to this genomic sequence to represent the inferred CDS: deleted 1 base in 1 codon), with amino-acid sequence MESPSSESVQEYHQVLTGVGCHEGSVTVFKQDGSSALVTDSGMVASLTVVADDQSITGDVTNEIIITADESLTISSDGNITQMKTVDGGSASDTLQSSAADKALGSQIVFIHQDRQLEQTQPIHSQSHQHVTQTPRHQILAVQQSQQVQHTPQQQQVLSVSSSQQHQRPHTQGGEIPIRPLISDIVNSNVLTSTTTSSPLSVSLSNSVSNGTVRLNSLPANLLANPTTVTTTVEQPNNGPCMCFVCGRQLCDPSERFYYLKTQKLFNTQVTLLELLSDVLNQTVVTNTGAVDLCSRCSELINETDSAYTHLNRLKKQINGLFTNNMRPKLTFQVLPKTSNLGALGTGSVPRLYQPPQLNLDDLAATRPRRGRQARKEKKEENSVEVKVSTAPKKKGGRPRKPFGCHICKRKFLTKDMVASHMVKEHDIHPVGLAKPILGTSDSPEPGSGQQEEKKVSGNTEGQQVKQEQEDTKEKPALLPLKSSPMKDEGLALNTLNSLAPVTSTGRSILPSLTPIAPKVRRDAASQFLAAMRPIQPKPQTMIQTAPDGSMVLFMNPTVVDSSPTVIKVTPGYMNLKPGPYTCDKCNKTFLDDKSRRMHRIAAHGLRKRKRDGEDDDEEDDSGEKRDCHEKLWHCRQCEVSFTSKRSLAEHRKALHRMGENGLGIDQRKDRLHSCDQCEQMFCYKYELERHRETHVPYTQMGPHEFVCCVCGLKVASKAALKIHLHRFHSKDEETKDYLCSECGYMASTKKAFTDHQRIHSDDPGPKARCTICEKEMLASSYKIHMLRMHGEAKHPCDTCGQRFTVRSDLMRHINTIHSTLRPYDCDLCGEKFVTSDALRYHRNKTHSTVLHSCEYCGRNYKWKGELRTHVQRHHIEHKERFQCSLCSRNYADRRKLRHHMMTKHNVPREMTYFKNYQRDKNMVTYKDGDDQIPNSGYEPQGTLLPPSVPSTPQASTHHVQPVSQAVSQEPIQTQPSIVTIPVYQQQQQQHHTQQALQHQQQQQQQQQQHQQQQQHQHQQHQQQQHQQQQQQQHPHQHQQQQQQQQQQQQQQHLHHLHPPGHHPLHSASHPQQHHISNNQNVYIVSDLGVPLHEEQVTTT